A section of the Planctomycetota bacterium genome encodes:
- a CDS encoding class IV adenylate cyclase, with protein MRNIEFKAELRDGALARTILRAIQAAYILTFGQTDTYYRVTSGRLKRRETDDEPAEWISYDRANVAGPRASEFTILTDEQALERYGREALPVWVVVRKRREVWMLGGVRVHLDEVDGLGSFLELEALVTRDHTEARARAAVEELRRQLGPALGELIDRSYSDMAADERERAAR; from the coding sequence GTGCGGAACATCGAGTTCAAGGCGGAGTTGCGGGACGGGGCGTTGGCGCGGACGATCCTGCGCGCGATCCAGGCGGCGTACATCCTGACATTCGGGCAGACGGACACGTACTACCGGGTGACGAGCGGGCGGCTGAAGCGCCGGGAGACGGACGACGAGCCGGCGGAGTGGATCTCGTACGACCGGGCGAACGTGGCGGGGCCTCGGGCCAGCGAGTTCACGATTCTGACCGACGAGCAGGCGCTGGAGCGGTACGGGCGCGAGGCGCTGCCGGTGTGGGTGGTGGTGCGCAAGCGGCGCGAGGTGTGGATGCTCGGCGGCGTGCGGGTGCACCTGGACGAGGTCGACGGGCTGGGCTCGTTCCTCGAGCTGGAGGCGCTCGTGACGCGCGACCACACCGAGGCGCGGGCGCGGGCGGCGGTGGAGGAACTGCGCCGACAGCTCGGGCCAGCGCTGGGAGAGTTGATCGACCGGTCGTACAGCGACATGGCGGCGGACGAGCGCGAGCGGGCGGCGCGGTAG
- the ligA gene encoding NAD-dependent DNA ligase LigA, with amino-acid sequence MRERPTQEPRARVRELRALLARANRAYYVDAAPIMSDAEFDRLLAELGEIERAHPELDDPDSPTHRVGGEPIAGFRQVEHAVPMLSIDNTYDEAGVREWAARVARLLDEAGAGEPRFLCDPKIDGVAISLRYERGRLAYAVTRGDGRAGDDVTSAARVIRAIPLVLEDPTRSVGVPGRDEDPTRSVGVPGRDEDPTRSVGVPGSVGVPVLEVPGVLEVRGEVYMPLREFARINRELEAAGEDTLANARNATAGTLKNLDPNLIASRRLGFVAHGRGEVSEGFAASHTAFVAGIRALGVPVSAMTTQHADVEGVLRAIRAFDQARRGLDVQTDGMVVRVDSFAQQAALGTTSKSPRWVTAFKYPPDRTMTRLVDVLHQVGKTGKITPRAVMEPVALAGSTVRHATLHNYGQVRQKDIRLGDTVEIEKAGEVIPYVVGVVFDRRPPDAREIEAPRVCPECGGPVEVEPPGAGLGAMDETGRRCVNPECPAQVYEKLVWFCGRKQMDIDGLGEKTIAQVREAKAAPLERFADIFHLKDHRDALLALERMGEKKVDNLLAGVEAAKGRGLARVLAGMGIRHVGDATAKALAKNFRDLDDLLAAPVWRLMPMAVNRMSPKKRKEQFGLEGEVEPAYETGLGEDTGPVVYEYLHSKAARRTFEELARAGVDLTSKGYRDPTRRVGVSGDLPTRSVGVPGSDEDPTRRVGVHNRFAGKTIVLTGTLGSYEREALKEVLEGLGAKVSGSVSGKTSLVIAGESAGSKLEKARELGVEVWDEERLLAALREAGVTPPERRE; translated from the coding sequence GTGCGTGAACGACCGACACAAGAACCCCGGGCGCGGGTGCGCGAGTTGCGGGCGCTGCTGGCGCGGGCGAACCGCGCGTACTACGTCGACGCGGCGCCGATCATGTCGGACGCGGAGTTCGACCGGCTGCTGGCTGAACTCGGCGAGATCGAGCGGGCGCACCCGGAGCTGGATGATCCCGACAGCCCGACGCACCGCGTGGGGGGCGAGCCGATCGCGGGGTTCCGCCAGGTCGAGCACGCCGTGCCAATGCTGTCGATCGACAACACGTACGACGAGGCGGGCGTGCGCGAATGGGCGGCGCGGGTGGCGCGGCTGCTGGACGAGGCGGGGGCGGGCGAGCCCCGGTTCTTGTGCGATCCCAAGATCGACGGGGTGGCGATCTCGCTGCGGTACGAGCGCGGGCGACTGGCGTACGCCGTGACGCGCGGGGACGGGCGCGCGGGCGACGACGTGACGAGCGCGGCCCGGGTGATCCGGGCGATCCCGCTGGTGCTTGAAGACCCCACACGGAGTGTGGGGGTACCCGGGCGTGATGAAGACCCCACACGGAGTGTGGGGGTACCCGGGCGTGATGAAGACCCCACACGGAGTGTGGGGGTACCCGGGAGTGTGGGGGTACCCGTACTCGAAGTACCCGGCGTGCTGGAGGTGCGGGGCGAGGTGTACATGCCGCTGCGGGAGTTCGCGCGGATCAACCGCGAGCTGGAGGCGGCGGGGGAGGACACGCTCGCGAACGCGCGCAACGCGACGGCGGGGACGCTCAAGAACCTGGACCCCAACCTCATCGCGTCGCGACGGCTGGGATTCGTGGCGCACGGGCGCGGCGAGGTGTCGGAGGGCTTTGCGGCGTCGCACACGGCGTTCGTCGCGGGTATCCGCGCGCTGGGCGTGCCGGTGAGCGCGATGACGACGCAGCACGCGGACGTGGAGGGCGTGCTGCGGGCGATCCGCGCGTTCGACCAGGCGCGGCGCGGGCTGGACGTGCAGACCGACGGCATGGTCGTGCGCGTGGATTCGTTCGCGCAGCAGGCGGCCCTGGGGACGACGAGCAAGAGCCCGCGCTGGGTGACGGCGTTCAAGTACCCGCCCGACCGGACGATGACGCGGCTGGTGGACGTGCTGCACCAGGTGGGGAAGACGGGGAAGATCACGCCGCGGGCGGTGATGGAGCCGGTGGCGCTCGCGGGGTCGACGGTGCGTCACGCGACGCTGCACAACTACGGGCAGGTGCGGCAGAAGGACATCCGCCTCGGCGACACGGTGGAGATCGAGAAGGCGGGCGAGGTGATCCCGTACGTGGTGGGGGTGGTGTTTGATCGCAGGCCGCCGGACGCGAGGGAGATCGAGGCGCCGCGCGTGTGCCCGGAGTGCGGGGGGCCGGTGGAGGTGGAGCCGCCGGGCGCGGGGTTGGGCGCGATGGACGAGACGGGGCGGCGGTGCGTGAACCCGGAGTGCCCGGCGCAGGTGTACGAGAAACTGGTGTGGTTCTGCGGGCGCAAGCAGATGGACATCGACGGGCTGGGCGAGAAGACGATCGCGCAGGTGCGCGAGGCGAAGGCGGCCCCGCTGGAGCGGTTCGCGGACATCTTTCACCTGAAGGACCATCGCGACGCGCTGCTGGCGCTGGAGCGGATGGGCGAGAAGAAGGTCGACAACCTGCTGGCGGGCGTGGAGGCGGCGAAGGGGCGCGGGCTGGCGCGCGTGCTGGCGGGCATGGGCATCCGGCATGTCGGCGACGCGACGGCGAAGGCGCTCGCAAAGAACTTCCGCGATCTGGACGACCTGCTCGCGGCGCCGGTGTGGCGGCTGATGCCCATGGCCGTCAACCGCATGAGCCCGAAGAAGCGCAAGGAGCAGTTCGGGCTCGAGGGCGAGGTGGAGCCGGCGTACGAGACGGGGCTGGGCGAGGACACCGGGCCGGTGGTGTACGAGTACCTGCACAGCAAGGCGGCGCGGCGGACGTTCGAGGAGTTGGCGCGGGCGGGGGTCGATCTCACGTCGAAGGGGTATCGGGATCCCACACGGCGTGTGGGGGTGTCGGGAGATCTCCCCACACGGAGTGTGGGGGTACCCGGGAGTGATGAAGACCCCACACGGCGTGTGGGGGTACACAACCGGTTCGCGGGCAAGACGATCGTGCTGACGGGGACGCTCGGGTCGTACGAGCGAGAGGCGTTGAAGGAAGTGCTGGAAGGGCTGGGGGCGAAGGTGAGCGGGAGCGTGTCGGGCAAGACGAGCCTGGTGATCGCGGGGGAGAGCGCGGGGAGCAAACTGGAAAAGGCGCGGGAGTTGGGGGTCGAGGTGTGGGACGAGGAGCGCCTGCTGGCGGCGCTGCGCGAGGCGGGCGTGACGCCGCCGGAGCGCCGGGAGTAG